A single window of Candidatus Finniella inopinata DNA harbors:
- a CDS encoding tetratricopeptide repeat protein: protein MQNSAADLQTNHDVGQLPFVIEGIKFTNREVDIIACIVNVRGSSKMASLLSISPRTCETHILNIMRKISCNSREGIVDFVEKTSYSFVLNKHYQSLLAQFDFGKKLNSLVAYGKSITCHIVHVSSKNKNDVNFADDLTIHLKLCGIQVIVHDGYEKSVAPESNEHVIYLISKVEEQHFKKKQKDFFESQKSKFLKNENLFTLLLIDQISEQLPCEFNKCILRKTMLNFQELFSAVLKRIFWDKNFDKTLLEFQKKSILESDHQQWPQNLLATQKETLGFDWKNILRTKKYPIGFAAIFGVVITFTIIDKLPKSKKAPIVQGAKADLLVPVESVLLNRSDLLLQIDNKLQGKEGIQAVALVSIGGAGKTTLARLYAKQKKAYLVWEINAETKEGLVSSFELLAQTLCKTQEDQVALEENQKIKNPAIRDERILLFVKDKLKALNNWLLIYDNVEKFANIQKWFPCDPTSWGNGRVIVTTRDSNLQNNVHINGAIQVGELTPAEKLHLFMKIMKDVSPSKASEEQKNAADKFLAHIPPFPLDVSVTAYYLKTTNLSYDKYLDCLKGRNKDFTSTQEAILKEVSDYTKTRHEIITLSLKKLIETHKDFADLLLLISLLDSQNIPRDLLESFKSTAVIDNFIHHLKKHSLIANQPDIFSSVSTLSIHRSTQESILDYFLSDLNLENNPQLMLRIANTIAQYAAEAMEKDDIPRVRLLANHCEKFLSHDSLLTGASSGVVQGKLGVIYSYLSNCLKAQEFLSKSYDNLNKYYPNNYEGIAEVLVRLGEAHTDIGDHEKPESFLEQSLLIYKKYCPDKPSKIASTLVSLGRVYRLIGCYEKARDRLEEALSIYREHFSEDYPSVVWALAQLGDTYRNLNDYQKAENLFEEAMIICKQKIPKNYFKFCAVSLHLGKLYRDIGRYEKAIELFEKSLEICEKYLPTDSSTLASHVGNLGILYREMGQYEKAKEFLERALLIYKNCLLENNQSNAWLLGHLGNIHGKMGDLDKSKECFEKALFICQKCLPVHNPNLGWLLGHLGNTYRKLGDHQKAIDLLERSLVAYEKCLPKDHVYVGTSFIRLANVYWDLGVYEKTQHFLEETLSIFEKRYGQYHLRTGHALKCLGRVHLMQGNLEKAENYLGKAWAIFQSYKYVERYSVLEDQADLFLKKSESTDKKNEKEEFNERAVSLLKQALEILNTLTVKNSTDHLRRIKSKLSRIPYEHKIG from the coding sequence TTACTCTTTTGTCCTTAACAAACACTACCAAAGTTTACTTGCACAATTCGATTTTGGGAAAAAACTTAACTCTCTAGTAGCATACGGTAAATCCATCACGTGCCATATTGTTCACGTCTCATCTAAAAATAAAAACGATGTGAATTTTGCGGATGACCTTACCATTCATCTTAAACTTTGTGGCATTCAGGTAATTGTTCACGACGGGTATGAGAAGTCTGTTGCACCAGAATCAAATGAGCATGTTATTTACCTGATATCAAAAGTGGAAGAGCAGCACTTTAAGAAAAAGCAAAAAGATTTTTTTGAGTCTCAGAAAAGTAAGTTTTTAAAAAATGAAAACCTTTTCACATTACTATTAATCGATCAGATTTCTGAACAACTTCCCTGCGAATTTAATAAATGCATCTTGCGAAAAACAATGTTGAATTTCCAAGAGTTGTTTTCCGCTGTATTGAAAAGAATTTTCTGGGATAAAAATTTTGACAAAACTCTCCTAGAATTTCAAAAAAAATCGATCCTTGAATCTGACCACCAGCAATGGCCACAAAACCTTTTAGCAACACAAAAAGAAACTTTGGGTTTCGACTGGAAAAATATTCTGAGAACAAAAAAGTACCCCATAGGCTTTGCTGCGATTTTTGGTGTTGTCATCACCTTCACTATTATTGATAAATTACCGAAAAGTAAGAAAGCTCCAATAGTTCAAGGGGCGAAAGCTGATTTGCTGGTTCCGGTTGAATCAGTTCTTTTAAATCGTTCGGACTTGTTGTTGCAAATAGATAATAAGTTACAAGGAAAAGAAGGCATTCAGGCAGTGGCCTTAGTCAGCATTGGTGGGGCTGGAAAAACAACCCTTGCTAGGCTTTATGCCAAACAAAAAAAAGCATATTTAGTTTGGGAAATTAATGCAGAAACAAAAGAGGGACTTGTCAGTTCTTTCGAACTACTTGCCCAAACCCTTTGTAAAACTCAAGAAGATCAAGTGGCTTTAGAAGAAAATCAAAAGATCAAAAATCCTGCCATAAGAGATGAGAGGATTCTTTTGTTTGTGAAAGATAAATTGAAGGCCCTTAATAATTGGCTTTTGATTTACGATAACGTGGAGAAATTTGCAAATATACAAAAATGGTTTCCTTGTGATCCAACCAGTTGGGGCAATGGAAGGGTTATTGTCACAACAAGAGATAGCAATTTACAAAACAATGTGCATATTAATGGAGCCATCCAGGTAGGAGAATTAACACCAGCAGAGAAATTGCACCTTTTCATGAAAATCATGAAAGATGTCAGCCCTTCCAAGGCAAGTGAAGAGCAAAAGAATGCCGCGGATAAATTCTTGGCGCATATCCCCCCCTTTCCGCTGGATGTGTCTGTGACTGCCTATTATTTAAAAACAACTAACTTGTCTTATGACAAGTATCTGGATTGTTTGAAAGGGCGTAATAAAGATTTCACAAGCACCCAAGAGGCTATTTTAAAAGAAGTGAGCGATTATACAAAAACACGCCACGAGATTATTACATTATCCTTAAAAAAACTTATTGAAACACATAAAGATTTTGCTGACTTATTGCTGCTCATTAGTTTGCTGGATTCACAAAACATTCCAAGGGATTTATTAGAAAGTTTTAAAAGCACAGCTGTCATCGACAATTTTATTCACCATTTGAAAAAGCATTCTTTGATCGCTAATCAACCTGATATCTTTTCTTCTGTTTCAACGTTATCAATCCATCGAAGCACTCAAGAAAGTATTTTGGACTATTTTTTAAGCGATTTGAATTTAGAAAACAATCCCCAATTGATGCTAAGAATTGCCAACACTATCGCTCAATACGCTGCTGAAGCGATGGAAAAAGACGATATCCCAAGGGTTAGGCTTTTGGCAAACCATTGCGAAAAATTTTTAAGCCACGATTCTTTGTTAACAGGCGCAAGCTCTGGGGTCGTTCAAGGGAAATTAGGTGTTATTTATTCGTATCTTAGCAATTGCTTGAAAGCTCAGGAATTTCTCTCAAAGAGTTATGATAACTTAAATAAATATTACCCCAATAACTATGAGGGTATCGCCGAAGTTCTTGTCCGCCTGGGTGAAGCCCATACGGATATAGGCGACCATGAAAAGCCAGAATCATTCCTTGAACAAAGCCTGCTGATTTACAAAAAATACTGTCCTGACAAACCCTCGAAAATTGCTTCAACCTTAGTGTCTTTGGGGCGTGTTTACAGACTGATCGGCTGTTATGAAAAAGCCAGAGATCGTCTAGAGGAAGCTTTGTCCATCTATAGAGAACATTTTTCTGAAGATTACCCAAGCGTCGTTTGGGCATTAGCACAGCTGGGGGATACCTATAGAAATTTGAATGATTACCAAAAAGCTGAAAATTTATTTGAAGAAGCGATGATCATTTGCAAACAGAAAATTCCAAAAAATTATTTTAAGTTTTGTGCCGTATCCTTACATTTGGGTAAACTTTACAGGGATATAGGACGTTATGAAAAAGCCATAGAACTGTTTGAGAAATCCCTGGAGATTTGCGAGAAATACCTTCCAACAGACAGCAGCACTCTTGCATCCCATGTTGGTAACCTGGGTATTCTCTATCGCGAAATGGGACAATATGAAAAAGCGAAAGAGTTTCTTGAAAGAGCCTTGTTGATCTATAAAAATTGCCTTCTTGAAAACAATCAGTCTAACGCCTGGCTTTTGGGCCATTTAGGGAATATTCATGGCAAGATGGGGGACCTTGATAAATCGAAGGAGTGTTTCGAAAAAGCATTGTTCATCTGCCAGAAGTGTTTACCTGTGCATAACCCTAACTTGGGGTGGCTTCTCGGGCACCTGGGAAATACTTACAGGAAATTAGGCGATCATCAAAAGGCAATAGATCTGCTTGAACGAAGCCTGGTAGCCTATGAAAAATGTCTTCCCAAAGACCATGTTTATGTTGGTACAAGTTTTATCCGCTTAGCCAATGTATATTGGGACTTGGGGGTTTACGAAAAAACGCAACATTTTCTTGAAGAGACTCTTTCCATTTTTGAGAAACGCTATGGTCAATATCATCTTAGAACAGGACACGCCTTAAAATGCTTGGGTCGAGTGCATCTGATGCAGGGAAACCTAGAAAAGGCTGAAAATTATCTTGGAAAAGCTTGGGCGATTTTTCAGTCGTATAAATATGTGGAGAGATACTCTGTTCTGGAAGACCAAGCCGATCTTTTCCTTAAAAAAAGTGAAAGTACGGATAAAAAAAATGAAAAGGAAGAATTCAATGAACGGGCAGTTAGTTTATTAAAGCAAGCCTTGGAAATTTTAAATACCCTTACTGTAAAGAATTCAACAGATCATTTACGAAGAATCAAATCTAAGTTGAGTAGAATCCCTTATGAACATAAAATAGGGTAG
- the dnaX gene encoding DNA polymerase III subunit gamma/tau: MIAGYRVLARKYRPTVLGDLVGQDLLVQTLGQAIHHNRLPHAFLLHGIRGVGKTTTARIMARVLNCLNNHTETGKSIDACGQCASCKSLTDDRHLDVIEIDAASRTGVDDVREIIDSSRYKAVTGQYKIFIIDEVHMLSKSAFNALLKTLEEPPPHVKFIFATTEIRKIPDTILSRCMRFDLKRIEPKLLVDYLKKIAGLEGFVLEEEAAFSLARAADGSMRDGLSLLDQAIALSFTDNRSDRISAQTVYNMLGLADRQRLFKLLGAVLEGQPDVTLQHTADLLHDGADAQLLLQDILDILYGLICLKTVPQFQKESFWSQADREAGSQLTAPLAVSTLLSLWQALLNALQEVKIAPVPSQALELALLRACYLSDLPPLENLIQSLKGGRSRDSTLPVTSQALHHLVGQAPVVAQTQHAINKPAVSLPTSFTDLAKLVSNAREPMLYTQLLHDVDCIQYQPGEMTLYVKPTVPATFLATLKQVLQTVTQHTWIIHLAKQPGQGSLEDQKKALQRQAYEEVLSHLNIQAIQNAFPGSTLEIIN, from the coding sequence ATGATTGCTGGTTACCGTGTTCTTGCCCGAAAGTATCGCCCCACAGTCTTAGGTGACTTGGTAGGCCAGGATCTGCTTGTTCAAACCCTGGGCCAAGCCATCCATCACAACCGATTGCCACATGCGTTTTTGTTGCATGGCATCCGTGGGGTTGGCAAAACAACCACAGCCCGCATTATGGCCCGGGTTCTGAATTGCCTGAACAATCACACCGAAACGGGTAAATCAATTGATGCCTGTGGACAATGTGCATCATGCAAAAGCTTGACCGATGACCGTCATTTGGACGTCATAGAAATTGACGCAGCCAGTCGTACCGGCGTTGATGATGTGCGCGAAATTATCGATTCAAGCCGTTACAAGGCGGTAACGGGCCAGTACAAAATATTTATCATTGATGAAGTTCACATGTTGTCGAAAAGTGCCTTCAACGCACTCTTGAAAACTCTGGAGGAGCCCCCGCCTCACGTTAAGTTTATTTTCGCCACCACAGAAATTCGAAAAATTCCCGATACAATTTTGTCCCGGTGCATGCGGTTTGACTTAAAGCGAATTGAACCCAAATTGTTGGTTGATTATTTGAAGAAAATCGCTGGTCTAGAGGGGTTTGTTTTGGAGGAGGAAGCGGCTTTCTCGCTTGCGCGAGCCGCCGATGGGTCCATGCGCGATGGGCTGTCATTATTGGACCAGGCGATTGCCTTAAGTTTTACAGACAATCGATCTGATCGCATATCGGCTCAAACAGTCTATAACATGTTGGGCCTTGCTGACCGCCAGCGTTTATTTAAATTGTTGGGGGCAGTCTTAGAGGGGCAGCCGGATGTCACGTTACAGCACACAGCCGATTTGTTGCATGATGGGGCCGATGCCCAATTATTGCTGCAAGATATTTTGGATATTCTGTATGGTTTGATTTGTTTGAAGACCGTGCCCCAGTTTCAAAAAGAGAGTTTTTGGTCGCAGGCTGACCGAGAGGCCGGGTCGCAGTTGACTGCACCGTTGGCCGTTTCTACGCTCTTATCATTATGGCAGGCCCTGTTGAATGCTTTACAGGAAGTTAAGATCGCACCCGTTCCATCCCAGGCTTTGGAATTGGCGTTGCTTCGGGCCTGTTACCTAAGTGATTTGCCACCTTTGGAGAATTTGATTCAATCTTTAAAGGGAGGTAGGTCCAGGGATTCGACGCTGCCGGTCACTTCCCAGGCCTTGCATCACCTTGTGGGGCAAGCTCCCGTTGTTGCTCAGACGCAACATGCAATCAACAAACCCGCAGTCAGCTTGCCAACCTCCTTCACAGACTTGGCCAAGCTTGTATCCAACGCGCGGGAACCTATGCTCTACACACAACTTCTCCATGACGTCGATTGTATACAGTATCAACCGGGCGAGATGACGCTTTATGTGAAACCCACCGTGCCAGCGACTTTTCTGGCGACTTTGAAACAAGTTTTACAAACGGTAACGCAGCATACGTGGATTATTCATTTGGCTAAACAACCAGGTCAAGGAAGTTTGGAGGATCAAAAAAAGGCCCTCCAGCGTCAAGCTTACGAAGAGGTTTTATCGCACCTCAATATTCAGGCGATTCAAAACGCCTTTCCCGGGTCAACCCTTGAAATTATAAACTAA
- a CDS encoding lysophospholipid acyltransferase family protein, with protein sequence MELLLFLVKNIVGLTHQVKGAEHLQAALKLGPCLVACKHQSAWETIALGTFFDSFTIVLKSELRKVPLFGLYLKKSNMIFIDRQAGRQSIKTLLTQARQAVQQNQSILIFPEGTRTSPGVPGTYQPGVGLLYSDLNIPVLPVALNSGLLWGRRSWIKRSGQVTIEFLPPILPGLKREEFMARLKNDIESACEKLI encoded by the coding sequence ATGGAATTACTTCTTTTCCTTGTAAAGAATATTGTTGGATTAACCCATCAAGTGAAAGGGGCGGAACATTTGCAGGCAGCCTTAAAACTGGGGCCTTGTCTTGTGGCCTGTAAACATCAATCAGCTTGGGAGACCATAGCGTTGGGGACTTTTTTTGATTCCTTTACAATTGTTTTGAAAAGTGAACTGAGGAAGGTTCCGTTATTTGGTTTATACCTTAAGAAATCAAATATGATTTTTATTGACCGCCAAGCGGGACGGCAAAGTATTAAGACTTTGTTGACTCAAGCTCGACAGGCTGTTCAACAGAATCAGTCAATTCTAATTTTCCCAGAGGGGACTCGAACTTCTCCAGGTGTACCTGGTACCTATCAACCGGGTGTCGGCCTTCTTTATTCCGATTTAAATATTCCTGTTTTACCCGTTGCCTTGAATTCAGGATTGTTGTGGGGACGTCGGTCTTGGATTAAAAGATCGGGGCAAGTGACCATCGAATTCTTGCCCCCTATCCTCCCTGGGTTAAAGAGGGAGGAATTTATGGCACGCCTGAAAAATGATATAGAATCGGCATGTGAGAAATTGATTTAA
- the hflX gene encoding GTPase HflX, whose amino-acid sequence MTFDQSLPGQPTPKSVAITENIETVVIHIGLRHRPSMGQPDRTQEAALEEAVGLAEAINLKVVYRQSFALNKISPATLLGKGNVENIQQIIQALAVKLVVMDGTLSPVQQRNLEQAWKCKVIDRTGLILEIFGARARTSEGGLQVELAALKHQRSRLVRSWTHLERQRGGFGFIGGPGETQLELDRRMIDQRIMKLEKELINVTKMRGLHRKARQRQSIPVIALVGYTNAGKSTLFNRLTQSNVFAENLLFATLDPTMRRCEIINPATKGKQEVIFSDTVGFISNLPTQLIAAFRATLEEVCTADLILHVRDAAHPDAKAQAQDVEKILHELNIVDRQPDDAPLIVDVYNKIDLLSAEERFVLLNQVSRRPNAVAISAQNGEGIETLLQWIYNRFQNKGAFVQTLVLKNDEGAALAWCYQQGLVLERYDDETTGQIDLKLFLTASQLDYLRKIIF is encoded by the coding sequence ATGACGTTTGATCAATCTTTACCGGGGCAACCCACACCAAAATCAGTTGCCATAACAGAAAATATCGAAACGGTTGTCATTCACATTGGCCTTCGCCACAGGCCATCCATGGGTCAACCTGATCGCACCCAAGAGGCAGCTTTGGAAGAAGCTGTTGGTCTGGCCGAGGCGATTAATCTAAAAGTTGTTTATAGGCAAAGTTTTGCCCTTAATAAAATCTCACCAGCGACGTTATTGGGCAAAGGGAATGTTGAGAATATTCAACAAATTATACAGGCCTTGGCCGTCAAATTGGTCGTTATGGATGGGACGTTGTCACCCGTTCAACAACGCAACCTGGAGCAGGCATGGAAATGCAAAGTTATTGATCGAACGGGGTTAATTTTAGAAATTTTTGGCGCCCGTGCGCGCACTTCAGAAGGGGGATTGCAGGTAGAATTAGCAGCCCTGAAGCACCAACGAAGCCGCCTGGTTCGGTCATGGACACACCTGGAACGCCAGCGGGGTGGGTTCGGTTTTATAGGGGGCCCTGGAGAGACTCAACTTGAACTTGATCGGCGTATGATTGATCAACGAATCATGAAATTGGAAAAAGAACTTATTAATGTCACCAAGATGCGTGGGTTGCATCGAAAGGCACGTCAGCGTCAATCAATACCTGTGATTGCTTTGGTGGGGTATACAAACGCCGGAAAATCCACCCTTTTTAATCGGTTGACCCAATCGAATGTCTTTGCCGAAAATCTGTTATTTGCCACCCTTGACCCAACCATGCGGCGGTGCGAAATTATTAATCCTGCAACAAAGGGCAAACAGGAGGTTATTTTTTCCGACACGGTGGGGTTCATCTCTAATCTGCCGACCCAACTTATTGCGGCTTTTCGAGCCACGTTGGAGGAGGTTTGTACAGCTGATCTTATTCTTCATGTAAGGGATGCAGCTCATCCAGACGCGAAAGCTCAGGCCCAAGATGTGGAAAAAATTCTGCATGAGCTGAATATTGTTGATCGGCAACCCGATGACGCCCCTTTGATAGTTGACGTTTACAACAAGATAGATTTGTTATCAGCAGAAGAGCGTTTTGTTCTGTTGAATCAGGTTAGTCGACGCCCCAATGCAGTGGCTATCTCAGCGCAAAACGGCGAGGGTATTGAAACCCTTCTTCAATGGATTTATAACCGTTTTCAAAACAAAGGGGCATTTGTGCAAACCCTTGTTTTAAAAAATGACGAAGGGGCGGCCCTGGCGTGGTGCTATCAACAAGGTTTGGTGTTAGAGCGTTATGATGATGAAACAACTGGCCAAATCGACTTGAAACTTTTTTTAACAGCCTCGCAATTAGATTATTTGCGGAAGATTATTTTTTAA
- a CDS encoding PhzF family phenazine biosynthesis protein, whose amino-acid sequence MKIWLVDAFTAIAFQGNPAGICLVDHFPKTQLMQAIAAEMNWSQTAFVTQKADDHFHIRWFSPRDEAPLCGHATLAAAHTLWKEGRTDSQTLTFDSLGGILKAEKKSDGWIYLDFPLRPVTPCSLPDMLQEALQGITIQSVHRDETVYLVVLREAKDVIRLKPNLSIIEQIDCRAVIVTALGNAPYDFVSRYFAPRVGIPEDPVCGSAHCRLIPFWSEILNKNTLLAHQASPRSGVLKVSLVGDRVLIGGQAVTVSEGFLRI is encoded by the coding sequence ATGAAAATCTGGCTTGTTGATGCCTTTACGGCAATAGCTTTTCAAGGGAACCCAGCTGGAATTTGTCTTGTCGACCATTTTCCAAAAACCCAATTGATGCAAGCCATTGCGGCCGAGATGAATTGGTCTCAGACTGCTTTTGTGACGCAAAAGGCGGATGATCATTTTCATATTCGTTGGTTTTCCCCCCGGGACGAGGCTCCCCTTTGCGGCCATGCCACTTTGGCGGCGGCCCATACTTTATGGAAAGAAGGACGAACGGATTCACAAACTTTAACTTTTGATTCTTTGGGTGGGATTTTAAAGGCAGAAAAGAAATCTGATGGGTGGATTTATTTGGATTTTCCCCTTCGCCCAGTGACGCCTTGCTCCTTGCCTGATATGCTTCAAGAAGCTTTGCAGGGAATAACCATTCAATCTGTTCATAGGGACGAGACGGTTTATTTGGTGGTGTTGCGCGAGGCGAAGGACGTTATAAGGTTAAAACCTAATTTATCGATAATAGAACAAATAGACTGTCGAGCTGTGATTGTGACGGCCTTGGGGAACGCGCCTTATGATTTCGTGTCCCGCTATTTTGCACCAAGAGTTGGCATTCCAGAGGATCCCGTTTGCGGATCGGCCCATTGTCGGTTGATTCCTTTTTGGTCGGAAATCTTGAACAAAAATACGTTGCTTGCACATCAGGCTTCCCCGCGTAGTGGGGTGTTAAAGGTTTCTTTGGTGGGCGATCGGGTCCTTATTGGCGGGCAGGCTGTTACGGTTTCTGAAGGATTCCTCAGGATATAA
- a CDS encoding YbaB/EbfC family nucleoid-associated protein: protein MKNLNQMLKQAQQLQAQMGEMQKRMEEVEVSGNAGGGMIQVTVNGKGDLKRIKIDPALIDPKEVEILEDLIVAACHDAKTKAEAQTQEEMSKLTGGLNLPGGMKLPF from the coding sequence ATGAAAAATTTAAATCAAATGTTAAAGCAAGCCCAACAGTTGCAGGCCCAAATGGGCGAAATGCAAAAACGCATGGAAGAGGTCGAAGTTTCCGGCAATGCTGGCGGTGGTATGATTCAGGTGACCGTGAATGGTAAGGGTGATCTGAAACGGATTAAAATTGACCCTGCATTGATTGACCCCAAAGAGGTGGAAATTTTGGAAGATTTGATTGTTGCGGCTTGCCACGATGCAAAAACCAAGGCCGAGGCACAAACCCAAGAGGAAATGTCAAAACTGACGGGTGGCCTTAATCTTCCAGGCGGAATGAAACTGCCTTTTTAA
- a CDS encoding protein kinase family protein encodes MFKYFMIVLIFLSSQVIASDAGHLEPPATSSKLKVQVLSKHEALVEVPENPGIKEEQPHKVKNEAIQNAINKLRKTFKESTDYKDFPLVCEAYEDEDGNRSYRSFILRLQQDEINAGKTIEDVLKTPGVQDRFDIAVPFDSDAVPQAYKFKVAEWVLKNKSEPYNLNGKNYVIEKLLPRQGSYGWVFLAKEAGTEEKRLIKILSTPSDREADMYEKLQGADGKGHLNFPKYYGVGKKWGYEWLIMEYIDGEILGQYLKSGKNLTDQLNQQIKDATRYMAECGVDTERENDQENILITNDYKRAVLIDFGTLAQR; translated from the coding sequence TTGTTCAAATATTTTATGATCGTCCTCATTTTTTTGTCGTCGCAGGTGATAGCTTCAGATGCTGGTCATTTGGAACCACCTGCTACTTCTTCAAAGTTAAAGGTTCAAGTTTTAAGTAAACATGAAGCCTTGGTGGAGGTTCCAGAAAATCCAGGAATTAAAGAAGAACAACCGCATAAGGTCAAAAACGAAGCGATTCAAAACGCTATCAATAAACTTAGAAAGACTTTCAAAGAAAGTACTGATTACAAAGATTTTCCTTTGGTATGTGAGGCCTACGAGGATGAAGATGGAAATAGGAGTTATAGATCTTTTATTTTGAGGCTTCAACAAGATGAAATAAATGCTGGCAAAACAATCGAGGATGTTTTAAAGACTCCTGGTGTTCAGGATAGATTCGACATAGCTGTTCCTTTTGATTCTGACGCAGTCCCCCAAGCATATAAATTTAAAGTGGCTGAATGGGTTCTTAAAAATAAATCTGAACCTTACAATCTAAATGGTAAGAATTACGTTATTGAAAAACTTCTTCCCCGACAAGGGTCTTACGGTTGGGTCTTTTTAGCAAAGGAAGCTGGGACTGAGGAGAAAAGACTCATTAAGATCCTCTCAACCCCATCAGACAGAGAGGCCGACATGTACGAAAAATTACAAGGTGCCGACGGAAAAGGCCATCTCAATTTCCCCAAATATTATGGTGTTGGGAAAAAGTGGGGATATGAATGGCTTATTATGGAATACATAGATGGGGAAATCTTAGGACAGTATCTTAAGTCTGGCAAGAACCTGACAGATCAGCTGAATCAACAAATTAAGGACGCTACAAGGTATATGGCTGAGTGTGGAGTCGACACAGAACGAGAAAATGATCAAGAAAATATACTGATTACCAACGATTACAAGCGTGCTGTTTTGATTGATTTTGGTACATTAGCGCAAAGATAA